In the genome of Mucilaginibacter sp. 14171R-50, the window TTGCATATCAAATTGCAGAGTATGTTAAGGCAAACCCCTTTGACCTGATACTTACCGGCCGCGAATCTATTGATTACAATGGCTCCAAAGTTGCCGGTATGCTGGGCGAATTGCTCGACATCCCTTCTGTATCTATCATCAAAAAGCTGGACGCAACCGACAGCGAAGCAACCGTTGAGCGCGAAATTGAAGGCGGAAAGGAAGTACTTACAATTCCTTTCCCTTTTGTGGCGGGTTGCGCCGAAGGCGTTGCCGAACCTAAAATACCAAACATGCGTGGTATAATGAGCGCACGTACCAAACCATTAACTGTTGTTGAAGCTGTTGAGGTACAAACGCTATCGCAGATCATCAGTTACGAAACGCCCCCGCCCCGCGGCCAGGTTAATTTGGTTCCGGCAGAGGACCCGGCAAAACTGGTTGACTTGCTGCACACACAAGCAAGGGTTATATAATTTAGGTTTTAACGATCAATATTCAAATATGTCAGTTTTAATATACGCGGAAAATGCAGCCGGAAAGTTCAAGAAATCAACTTTCGAAGCGGTATCATACGCCAAAGCAATTGCTGCTCAAAATAACACCAACCTTATAGCCATTTCAATTGGTGATGTTGCTAACGAGGAATTAGCCGCCTTAGGCAAATACGGCGCCGAAAAAGTTTTAAACGTATCTAACGAGAAATTAAAGAATTTTATAAACCAGGCCTATGCTTCGGTTATTGCCGAAGCAGCAAAAGCTAATGGTGCTGATATTGTAGTATTATCAAATTCCTTCAGCGGGCGTGGCCTGGCTCCTCGCCTGGGCGTTAAGCTGCAAGCCGGCGTGGCCGATGGCGCAGTTGCACTGCCCGAACAGAACGGTGGAAAACTCACTGTTAAAAAAACGGCCTTCTCGGGCAAGGCGTTTGCCACCGTCGAGTTAACATCGGCTAATAAGGTTATAGCGCTTACGCCAAATTCATATAAAGTTGTTGAAGGCGGTTCTGCAGCACCGGTGGAAGTTTTCAATGCAGAAGCAAAGGCATCCGACTTTAAGGAAATGATCAAAGACATCGTTCGGTCGACAGATAAGGTGTCGCTGCCTGATGCAGAGATAGTGGTATCGGCCGGCCGTGGCATGAAAGGCCCCGAAAATTGGGGTATGATAGAAGAGTTGGCCAACCTGTTGGGAGCTGCTACCGCCTGCTCTAAACCTGTATCAGACGCCGGCTGGCGCCCGCACGAAGAGCACGTTGGGCAAACGGGTATCGCGGTTAGCCCGAATTTGTATATTGCAATAGGTATTTCGGGCGCTATACAACATCTTGCAGGTATAAGTTCGTCAAAAGTTATCGTTGTTATCAACAAAGATGCCGAAGCGCCGTTCTTTAAGGTAGCTGATTATGGCATTGTTGGCGACGCCTTTGAGGTATTACCAAAATTAATTGCCGCTGTTAAGGAATATAAAGCATCAGCTTAAAAAGAAATCGCTGTGATGGGTAACGACATGAAAAAGATCAAGCTGGATATTGTAGGGTTATCTTACAGTCAAACACAGTCAGGCGCTTATGCTTTGGTTCTGGGCGAAGTAAGCGGCCGCCGCAGGCTGCCAATCATTATTGGCAGCTTTGAGGCGCAAGCTATTGCTATAGAGATAGAAAAGATGACACCCAGCCGGCCATTAACGCACGATCTGTTCAAGAGCCTTGGCCAGGCGTTCAATATCACCGTTCAGGAAATTATAATTTATAACCTGGTTGATGGTATCTTTTATTCAAAGCTTATTTGCAGCGACGGAAAAAAAATGATAGAGATAGACGCCCGTACATCCGATGCCATTGCGATATCGGTAAGGTTTGAATGTCCTATTTATACTTATGAATTTATTCTTTCAACAGCAGGTATAGTTATCGAAGGTAACGATTTTGTTTACCTGGAGAACATAAATGAAACTCCGGAAGAAAAAACCCATACTTCAGCAACAGGCACTTATACGTCGTTAAGCGACGATGAACTAAAAACCCGCCTGCAGCAAGCACTTGCCGAAGAGGCTTATGAAAAGGCAGCTAAGATACGCGATGAGCTAAATAAGCGTAAATCATCGTAAAAGGTTCAAACAAAAAGAGCGGGTAATTTACCCGCTCTTTTTGTTTGATATATCAGTTTAAAAGTTAACACCAATATTGATAGCCGATACGCTATTCCTTAGCGTAGAGCCTGTGTTATTTTTCGCAATATCGTTAATCCCTGCCTGGCCATTAAGCTCGATAAACAATTTAGCTTTCTCTGCAAGCGGGAACTTAACACCAATACCCAGGTCGGCACCAAAATCGGTTGAGTTGAAAATAGGTTTCAAATCTGTACCATCCGCGGTTTCTGTTGCGTTAAGCAGAATGCCAACATACGGGCCAAAGTTTAAATACCAGTTTTTGGTACCGCCAAAGTGCCAGTTAGCCATTACCGGGATGGTGATGTAGTTAACCTGGTAATTTGTTGTAAAATTGTTAAGGTAACCATTGTTCCACCCTTTTTGATCGTAGCTTACCTTCGCTTTAAAGCTCCATGTTTCGGAAAAGTAATGATCAGCAGATACGCCAAGGTTAAAGCCAATGCGGGGGTCATCATTGTTAACACCGCTGGCCGACACATTGGCTATGTTTAAGCCTACATTTAAACCTAATTCGGTTTTGCCTTTTGATTGAGAGAACGCTGCCGTAGATGCAGCCAGAATAATAAGTACTGAAGTAAAAAATTTGTTCATAAATTGTGATTAAAGTTGGCGCGAAGATAATTAATTTATCAAACCGTTTGCCACACACCCCGCTGTTAAATGTTGTTTTTATAGCTTTCTCATATCGCTTAATTTCGCTATTTTCCGCCTTTATTTTCAAAACTATTAATTGTTTAAACCAGTGCTGTATGAATATTAAGTTACGCTTAATACTGATGAATTTTATGCAATTTTTTATATGGGGAGCGTGGTTGCTAACCATTGGTGCATACTGGTTTCAAAACAAAAATTGGTCGGGCGCGCAGTTTGGGGCCATCTTTTCAACTATGGGCATAGCTTCTATTTTTATGCCAACCCTTACCGGTATTCTGTCAGACAGGTTCATCAACGCCGAAAAACTTTATGGAATAATGCACTTACTGGGGGCTGCAACACTGTGTGCGCTACCAATGGTAACCAACCCGGCAACTTTTTTTTGGGTGATGCTGTTAAATATGGCTTTTTATATGCCTACCCTATCATTATCTATCACCGTAGCTTACTCGGCCTTGAAAAGCCAAAAGATAGATGTGGTGAAAGCTTACCCGCCTATACGCACATGGGGCACGGTGGGCTTTATCGCTGCATTATGGGCCGTAAGTTTAACAGATAACGAAACCTCCGCCAATCAATTTTACATAGCGGCCGGAGTTGCCGCTACTTTGGGTATTTATTCGTTTACATTGCCGAAGTGCTTACCCATGTTAAAAAAGGCTGCAACCAGGTCGTTTGCAAACAGCTTTGGTTTAAATGCCTTCGCATTGTTCAAATCGTCAAGGTTTGCCATTTTCTTTGCGTTCTCGTTGTTATTGGGCGCTGCATTGCAGCTAACAAATGCTTACGGCGATACCTACCTGCATGATTTTAAAAATGTCGCGGCTTATAAAGATACTATTGCGGTTAAAGTGCCTGCAATCATCATGTCGATATCGCAGATATCCGAAACATTATTCATCCTGGCTATACCCTTCTTTCTGCGTAAATTTGGTATAAAGTACGTTATGCTGTTCAGCATGATAGCCTGGGTGCTTCGGTTCGGCCTTTTTGCGTTTGGCAACCCTGCCGATGGTTTATGGATGATCATCCTATCGTGCATTGTGTACGGTATGGCGTTCGATTTCTTTAACATCTCAGGTTCGTTGTTTGTAGAAACACAGGCTGCGCCCGAGATCCGTGGAAGTGCGCAAGGCTTGTTTATGATGATGGTTAACGGTTTTGGCGCCTTCTTCGGCAGCAATATAAGCGGCTGGCTTATTGATAAATATTTTATACTGGCTAATGGCCAAAAAGACTGGCATGGCATCTGGCTAAGCTTTGCGGGTTATGCTTTAGCTATTGCCATAATTTTTCCGTTTGTGTTTAAATATAAGCACAATGCGGCCCTTAAACATGCTATAGAAAAGGCCTGACGATGAAAAAGCACTACCGGCAGGGAAATGACTGCCTTAACTGCGGTACTGACTTACAAGGTAAATTTTGCCATAACTGCGGGCAAGAAAACCTGGAAATGAAAGAAAGTTTTGGGCATATGATAACCCATGCGGTGAGTGATTACTTTCATTTTGACGACCAATTTTTTCACACGCTTAATCCATTATTGTTTAAACCCGGCAAACTCACTAACGAATACCTGGCCGGCCGCAGGGCGCAATACCTGCATCCCGTTAAAATGTACATTTTTATAAGTCTGGTATTTTTTTTACTCTTCTTTCAGAACAAAAAGCATAACATTTTAACTGTAAGAGACAGTAAACAAAACGAGTCTGTACTTTCCGACAGTTTAAAAAAGGCGGTGAAAAAAGACATTAACAATGACAAGCACCTGACCCCGCAGCAAAAGGATGCTATTTCTGAAAAACTGACGACAAAAAACGACAGCTCAAATAATACTGCGGCAAAAAAAGTTAAAAAGAAATCAGACGGTGACGGCAATTTTACAGTATTTGGAAGCAACGCTAATGAAAAGACTTACGAGGAGTATCTGGCTAATCAAAGTAAGCTTGCACCAGGCGAACGAGATAACTTTATAGAGCGCTATTTTGTCAAAAAAGGCTATGACTGGAAAAACCAGGGAAAGAATGCGACTGAAATTTTTATCGAGGGGTTTAAACACAATATCCCTAAAATGATGTTCTTGCTGTTGCCGTTATTTGCTCTGATACTGAAAATAGCTTTTTGGAAAAATCGAAAGCTATATGTAGAACATTTGATCTATTCCATCCATCTTCATTGCTTTTTATTCCTGTTTCTTACTGTCGTATTGATCATTAGCATGATATTACCTGCCAGTTGGGATACCGTGATGGATTGGGTTGGAATTGCGGCTTATATCATAATACTTTGGTACGTGTACCGGTCTTTCAGAACCGTTTACAACCGTAGCAGATGGCGCACGGTAAGCAAACTGATAGGCGTTTCATTAATGTATTTGTTTGTGTTTTGCGTGTGCTCTTTGATCCTGGTAGGCATCACCGCTCTAACATCGATATAAACCGGCTACAATGAAAGGCTTGCGCAAAATACCTGCACAAGCCTTTTTGAAATTAATTTAAGTGATATTATAAAAACGCGTAGCCTAAGCTCAGGTTAAATAGGCTTACACGGGTTTTGTAATTAGTAGAGCCGTCAAAATAATTTTGCTTGGTTAAGCCAGCTTCATAACGCAGGTCTATAGATATCTTCCTGATATCAATACCTGCACCAGCTGTTATAGCAAAGTTAGAGCTTTTGTAATCAAACCTGGCGGCGCTGCCAACAGCGGATCCAAAGTTATTATCCTTGTTTATAGCGAACGACAATAGCGGCCCGGCATAAAACCTGCCGCCCAAACCAAATGCGCCAATTTTGCCGCCTAAAAGTAAAGGCACATCAATGCTGGTAAATTTTGCATTACGGGCGGGGCCGTTACTATTATTGATATCTACATTTTTGCTGGTTATATAAAGTTCGGGCTGAAAGTTAAAGCCTAACGCACCAAACCTTGCCCATAACCCACCGAGGTAGCCGGCGCGATTCTCGCTGCTGAATGTACTGCCCGAATTTGACAGGCTTGATAAGTTTACACCGCCTTTTATACCAACCTGCACTTTTGGTAATATTTGCGCGTTTGATATTGTTGTAACAGCTAAAGCTATCCCAAGGGTAAGTATTAATTTTTTCATGGTTTTGTTGATTTTATTAGTTAACAGGATAAATATACGTTTTGTTTGAAAATGAAATATCCGGCTACTGTTAAGCAGACCGGATATTTTAACCGTGATATATAGTTAGGTGTTATAATGATAGGCGCCCCTGGTAGTAATCTAATATTTTGTTGTAAATGTAACAGTCGTAACGGGCGTTGATCAGGTTCAGGTTGGCCCTGTCGAGGTAGTTTTTGGCCAATACATAATCAACAGAAGTTAATACACCCGCGTTAAAGCGTATCTCGGCAATCCTGAACGATTCGGCATAAGCTTTAACCTGTTCTTGCAGCGCCTTGTATCTTTCAAGGGCGTTACTCATATTCAAATAAGCCTGCTCAACGTCCTGACGCAACTTTATCTTGGTATTTTCCTCAACATACTTGTAGTTTTGTAAGTCAATTTTTGCCAACGTTACCTTATTGCGATTTTGAAAATAGTTTAAGATAGGTATCCGTACGCTTACACCAAACTGGTTATAAAAGTTGTTTTTGAACTGGTCGCCGTACGGGATGGCCACATCATTTATTTTGGCAGCGCTCGAATAATTAGTATTTAATCCTCCAAATAATGATATTGTTGGATACAAAGCCCCTTTGGCAGCGGCAACACCTTTTTCGGCGCTTTGGCGCCTTAATGTTGCTGCTTTTACGTAAGCCAACTGCGCTAAAGCTGTTTGGTAAATCTCGTCGGATGTGCCGTTTTGCCTTAATATTTCTGCCCCGGTTAACTTTTCAAATTTAATATCGGGTCGGTATGGTATGTTTAGTATCTGTAACAAGTTTAGTTTCGACGTTTGGAGCACAGCCTTGGCATTTACGTAAGTTACCTGGTTATCGGCGTATGTACCTTTCAGATCATAAAAGTCATTGGGTTGTTTATTCGCACCTTGCTTTTCTAAAATGTCCAATCTGTCAAGTTGTTTTTTGGAAACCTCTACCTGGTTTTGTACCTGGGCAAGCGCCTCGGTATTATTAAGCACTTGCAAATAAGCGGTTATGGTATTAATGGTTATCGCATCTTTTGCTTGCTGCAAGTCCATCTCTCCTGCCTTGTACGCAAGCGACGTTTGTTTTATCCTGTTTAAATTTTGTAATCCGCTAAACAAGGTTAAGTCGGCATTGGCGCTGTAACTCGCAAATTTTGTAGACGCATTAACATAAGTATAATCAACCTGGTTAAGGCTACGGCCATTACTAATACCATGATCAACCTGCGCGCTAATTGCCGGCAGCAGGTTTTCCTTAGCCTGGTTCTTATCAACTTTTGCAACTTGTAGCTGCAGTTCACTTTTCTTTACATCAAGGTTGTTTTTTACAGCGATATCAATGCATTGCTGCAGGGTTAGTACGCTATCAACCGCCTGGCTGTGTGCCAGTGCCGGCGCTATTGTAATTAAGCTAAAAAGTAAAAATTTAAAGTATCGCATTTTGTGTTATAGTTCAGAATTTTTTCGAAGATTCTACCCTTCCATCCAACAGGTTGATAATACGCGTGCCATATTCGGCGTTTTTTTCGGAGTGGGTTACCTGGATGATGGTAACGCCATCCTCTTTGTTCAGCTTACTGAATAGTTCCATAATTTCCTCACCCTGTTTAGAGTTAAGGTTACCTGTTGGCTCATCGGCTAATAATAATTTAGGTTTGGCAATAAGTGCGCGGGCTATACCTACAAGCTGCTGTTGCCCGCCCGATAGCTGCGCCGGGAAAAGGTCCTTTTTACCAACGATATTGAAACGATCCAACATATCGGCTACCATAGCTTTACGCTCCGATCCTTTTACATCCTGATATATCAAAGGGGTTTCGATATTCTCATAAACTGTAAGCTCATCTATCAGATGATAAGCTTGGAAAACAAACCCAATGTATTGTTTATACAGAGCCGAGCGTTGGCGCTCTTTAAGCTGGTGCACCGCCTGATCTACAAAGTAATGATAACCATCTGTTGGCTCGTCAAGCATCCCTATTATATTCAGCAAGGTTGACTTGCCAGAACCCGAAGGGCCCATAATGGATACAAACTCGCCTTCGTCAACATCCAGACTGATGTCGTTTATAACGAAGTTTTTGTTGCCGCCTACCTGGTAATACTTTGAAATATGCTGGAGTGATAACATTTTTTAATTATTGTGTTTAATGAATTATTGAGTTATTTATTGCAATTTCTTAAACTGATTTTGGTATTGACGTATCAATAACATACCAAAGTTATAAATACTTTATTTTCAGCTAATTATATTACAACTTAAAAACTAATACTGTACGCTTCTGTACAGCGTGCGTTCGGTTATGATACAGTTGCTTTTAAAGGTTAGTGGCAGGAGATTAGAGATTAGGTATCCCACATACAAATAGAGGTCAGGCTTTTCAGCCTAACCTCTAATCTCAAATCGTTGATCTCTAATTGATCTATTCGCTCCTCAAACTTTTCACCGGGTTTGATAATGCAGCTTTTACAGATTGATAGCTTACTGTTAAAAAAGCTATGAGCGCCGCCATGCCGCCCGCAAGCGCAAACACCCACCATTGTATGTTTACACGGAAGGCAAAATCTTGTAACCAGGTATGCATAGCGTACCAGGCCAATGGCGATGATATAACAATGGCTATAAGCACCAGTTTTATAAAATCGAAGGATATGAGGCCAACTATGCCGGCCACGCTGGCCCCTAAAACTTTGCGGATACCTATTTCTTTTACACGCTGGCGGGTCGAGAACACCGCCAGGCCAAATAAACCCAGGCAAGATATAAAAATGGTAACAATGGTAAAGGCTGTTAATATCGAACCTGTACGCTGATCGCTTTTGTATAACTCTTCAAACTCCTGGTCAAGAAAATGATATTCAAAGGGTTTATTAGGGTAAAAGTTTTTCCATTTGGTTTGTATGGCAGCAATGGTATTGGCCATATTTTTACCAGATGTTTTGATAAGCAGCTTACCAAACCACTCATACTCCGGAAATAGCGCTATAGGCGTTATTTCCTGGTGAAGCGATGTAAAATTAAAATCCTTCGCTACGGCTTTTATCTCGCCCATGCGCCCGTTCATCCCAATCTTTTTACCTACAGCCTCGGCAGGTTTCCAGCCCATGGCTTTTACCGCTGTTTCGTTTAAAATAAAGCTGTAATGGCGCTTTTCGTAATTTTTATCTAACACCTGCTGTTCGTCTCCAAGGTCAAGGTCGTTGCCAGCAATCAATTTTATACCTAAGGTTTTTACAAAATTTCTTTCGATGGGTATTGCGGTAACCGATAAACTAAAATCGGCGGGCTTACCGTCGGCGCTGTTAATAGAATACCCGCCGCGAACATTCACAGGCGAATCGTAACTGGCGGTAGAAGCCAAAATGCCGCTTTGCTGTTTCAGCTCATTCTTAAATGCCTCGATGTTATTAAACGATATTCCGCCTATATCAAGTACCATTACCTGGTCGCGGTTTATACCGGTGTTTAGATTTTGCATGTACCGTAACTGATTGCTTGCAATTAATGTACTGATGATAAAGAACACCGATACCACAAACTGAAACACTACCAACGACTTGCGCAGCATGTTGCCGCCCGATTGAGTAGACGAATTTCCTTTAAGGGTAACGATAGGTTTAAAAGCCGACAGATATAACGACGGATAGGTACCGGCCATAAAAGTAACTGCTACAAACAACACGACCAAAGCGCCAATTAGCCAGGAAGTATTCCATATGTCGATGCTTAATTGCTGGCCGGTAAATACGCTAAACGCAGGCAGGCAAACGATAAGGAGCAGCACACCCACGGCTAATGAAAAAAGCGTGATTATACCGGCTTCAATGATAAACTGGGTAAACAGCTGCCCACGCACAGCGCCCATAACCTTGCGTACCCCGATTTCGCGACCTCGTTCCGCGGAGCGGGCGGTTACCAGGTTAAGGAAGTTTACGCAGGCCAATAACAGCAACACTACTGCCACAACGCCTAAAATGTAAATGTATTTGATGTCTCCGGGTACCTCTAAGCTGTAAAGCGCTTTAGATTTTAAGTGTATACTGGTAAGCGGTTCTAAAGTGTAAGTAGTTGTAACGCCGGGCCTGTTTTGTTCCTTTAAGATATTCGCAATATATGCGTCCATCTTTTTTTCTAAAGCTTTGAGGTCGGTACCCGGCTTTAATAGTAGATATGAGTAATTGCTAGCCGCATTCCACTTCAAATTTTTTGTTCCCGGGTCAAGAGCCGAATTTGCCATCAGGTCGAACTTGATCTGCGAATAAGCAGGCACATCTTGTATAACACCGGTTACCATAAGGTTATTGTTGTCATCAACCTTAAGTATTTTACCCATAGGGTTTTCAGTGCCAAAATATTTTTTCGCTGTCGACTCGGTTATAATAACTGATGATGGGTCTGATAGTGCTTTAAACGCACTGCCTTGCAGAAATTTGAACGTAAAGATCTTAAAGAACGATTCATCCGCCAAAAGCATATTTTTCTCGGCAAAAAGCTTATCGCCGTACTTCACCGTTACGGGTCCCTGTCCTGATAAATTAAACACCCGCACCCCGTCCTCTATTTCAGAGAACTGCTGCTTGTAAACGGGTACAACCGCCGTTTGTGTAACAGCTAAGTATCGTGCCTCTTTATCATCCGGCGATTTATAGCTGTAAGCTACACGCGCTATCCTATCGGCATTAACGTTGAACCTATCGTACCTTAACTCGTTGATCAGATAGGTAGTTAATAACAGGAAACAACAGATACCCACTGCCAGCCCCGCCATGCTGATGAGCGATGTGGTTTTGTTTTGCAACAGGTTACGCCATGCGGTTTTTAAATAATTCTTTATCATGATATGGAAATTCTAAAACTCTAAATCTAAACTGATTAAACCGGTTAACTCAATATTCGTTATAAACTATTCGCTGCGTAAGCTTTTTACCGGGTTTGCCAGAGCAGCTTTTAGCGCTTGCGACCCTATTGTAATAAGACCGATTATGATAGCGATAGTTGCAGTATATGCAAATATCGTCCAGTCGATATCTTTACGGTAGGCAAATTCCTGAAGCCATTTGTTCATTATCCACCATGCAATTGGGGATGCGATAATAACGGAAACAATTATCAGCTTTAAAAAATCAACCGATAATAAAGAAACGATTGTTTTTACGCTTGCGCCTAATACCTTGCGCACGCCAATTTCTTTGGTACGCTGCTCGGCACTAAAGGCAGCCAAACCAAACAGCCCAAGGCACGATATCAGGATAGCCACAACAGTAAAATAGCCTACTATACCCGCCAATCTGGTATCGGCCTGATAATTTTTTTGAAAGTCGTCATCAAGAAAGGTATAATCAAACGGATCATTAGGATCATATTTTTTCCAGCTCGCTTCAATGGTTTTTAACATGTTGCTCATGTTACCTGGCTTGGCATGTATCACCATATAATTATAGCCGCCGGTATTCAGGAAAAAGCCATAAGGCGTTACAGGCAGGTGCAGGTCTTCGTAATGAAAATCTTTAACCACGCCCACAATAGTAAACGCGGTTGTGTTACCCTGAAAATTGTTCATCACCTTTTTATTAACCGCATCGTTAACATTTGTAAAGCCAAATTCTTTAGCGGCCTTTTCGTTTATAATGATGCTATTAGTAGTATCCGAACCAAATTCCGCCGAGAAAAGTCGCCCTGCAACCGGTTTGATATCCAGCGTTTGTAAAAAGTTATTATCTACATAATTTAAACGTGTGCGCCTTCCTTCGGCATTGGTTTTTCCCTCGGGGTATAAAAGGTTATCACTTGGATTAAAAACACCCGGGTAGTACGCCGATGCACCGATAGATGCTACCTGGGTGTTTTGCTGTAAGTCGGCCTTAAGGGCGGTGTATGCAGCTTTAGCGGCTGAAGTGCGTAAAGGCAACACTATTTGCTGGTCTTTTGCGAAGCCAAGGTCTGCACTGCGCATGTAACTCATTTGCCTTGCAATAACAACCGATGCCACAATAAGCACCACCGAAATAATAAACTGAAAAACAACCAGCCCTTTTCGCACAGCCACAACGGCAAGCGAGTTGGTTAGCTTGCCTTTTAACACCTTTACAGGGTTAAACGACGACAGGTAAAATGCAGGGTAACTTCCCGCAAGCACTCCTGTAATAAGCGCCATCAATAGAAATTCCAGAAACAGTATGCTGTCTTTACTAAAAGATAATGTAATTTGCTTATCAGCTAAATTGTTAAAGAAAGGCAGCAATGCTAAGGTAATAGCAATGGCAAATATAAACGCTATCAGGGTCATTAAAACTGATTCGCCCAGGAACTGACGGATCAGCGTAGATTTTTCGGCACCCAAAACCTTCCGTACCCCCACCTCTGATGATCGTTTCGATGAGCGGGCGGTAGAAAGGTTCATGAAGTTAATACAAGCGATGATAAGTGTGAACACGGCTATTGAAAACAGCACGTACAAATAGGTTTTGCTTGCAGGCGGGGTTACGTTACTTTCAACCTCGCTGCTCAGGTGTATATCATGCAAAGAGATTAATGATTGTACCTTTTGAAAGCCCATAGCCTTTAGATCTTTGCCCGCGTACTTATCAATAAAGGCTGGCAGTTTGGCCTCAAGGCTGGCAGCATCCGTGCCCGGCCTTAGCAACAGGTATGTATAAAACATATTGTTGCTGGCAAAATCATTCCCATTCCGTTTTATAAATCCTTCCATAGCACCACCATATATCGACAGGAAGAAATTGGCGTTTATGTGCGAGGGAACCTTACCCTCGTCGAACACACCGGTTATGGTATAATCCTGTTCGCCGTTAGTGTTGCTGTTAACATGGATAACTTTGCCAAGCGCAGGTTGATCAGCAAAAAGTTTCCGGGCAAGTGTTTTTGAGAGCACAATAGTACGCGGGTTGGCCAAGGCGTTAGCAGGGCTGCCCTCAATAAAGTTATAAGTGAATATTTTGAAAAACGACTGATCGGCAAGGAAACCATTTTGTTCGAGCAAAGATTTACGCTCGCCGCTTGCAGGGTTGTACTGCAAAATGGTTTTGTCGTCAATAAAAAGCTTTAGCAAGCGCGCAGATTCCAGCACTTCGGGGTACTCCTGCTTTAAGGCGCCAGCCATGGGCGCAGGTGTGTTTGGCATTTTCATGCGCTTGTTGCCATTTTGCACAAAAGCGGTTACCACCTGGTAAATATTGGGCCCATTTGTATGTTGGGTATCGTAACTGGTTTCGTATTTAAGATACAGTGCTATCAGCATACAACATGCCAGCCCTACCGATAAACCAAATATGTTGATGAACGAGAAGAACTTGTTCTTCATCATGTTACGCCACCCTATTTTAAAATAATTTTTGATCATGATTGATAAACTTAATTTCTAATCTTAAATTTTACGCCTTAA includes:
- a CDS encoding TolC family protein; translated protein: MRYFKFLLFSLITIAPALAHSQAVDSVLTLQQCIDIAVKNNLDVKKSELQLQVAKVDKNQAKENLLPAISAQVDHGISNGRSLNQVDYTYVNASTKFASYSANADLTLFSGLQNLNRIKQTSLAYKAGEMDLQQAKDAITINTITAYLQVLNNTEALAQVQNQVEVSKKQLDRLDILEKQGANKQPNDFYDLKGTYADNQVTYVNAKAVLQTSKLNLLQILNIPYRPDIKFEKLTGAEILRQNGTSDEIYQTALAQLAYVKAATLRRQSAEKGVAAAKGALYPTISLFGGLNTNYSSAAKINDVAIPYGDQFKNNFYNQFGVSVRIPILNYFQNRNKVTLAKIDLQNYKYVEENTKIKLRQDVEQAYLNMSNALERYKALQEQVKAYAESFRIAEIRFNAGVLTSVDYVLAKNYLDRANLNLINARYDCYIYNKILDYYQGRLSL
- a CDS encoding ABC transporter permease, with translation MIKNYLKTAWRNLLQNKTTSLISMAGLAVGICCFLLLTTYLINELRYDRFNVNADRIARVAYSYKSPDDKEARYLAVTQTAVVPVYKQQFSEIEDGVRVFNLSGQGPVTVKYGDKLFAEKNMLLADESFFKIFTFKFLQGSAFKALSDPSSVIITESTAKKYFGTENPMGKILKVDDNNNLMVTGVIQDVPAYSQIKFDLMANSALDPGTKNLKWNAASNYSYLLLKPGTDLKALEKKMDAYIANILKEQNRPGVTTTYTLEPLTSIHLKSKALYSLEVPGDIKYIYILGVVAVVLLLLACVNFLNLVTARSAERGREIGVRKVMGAVRGQLFTQFIIEAGIITLFSLAVGVLLLIVCLPAFSVFTGQQLSIDIWNTSWLIGALVVLFVAVTFMAGTYPSLYLSAFKPIVTLKGNSSTQSGGNMLRKSLVVFQFVVSVFFIISTLIASNQLRYMQNLNTGINRDQVMVLDIGGISFNNIEAFKNELKQQSGILASTASYDSPVNVRGGYSINSADGKPADFSLSVTAIPIERNFVKTLGIKLIAGNDLDLGDEQQVLDKNYEKRHYSFILNETAVKAMGWKPAEAVGKKIGMNGRMGEIKAVAKDFNFTSLHQEITPIALFPEYEWFGKLLIKTSGKNMANTIAAIQTKWKNFYPNKPFEYHFLDQEFEELYKSDQRTGSILTAFTIVTIFISCLGLFGLAVFSTRQRVKEIGIRKVLGASVAGIVGLISFDFIKLVLIAIVISSPLAWYAMHTWLQDFAFRVNIQWWVFALAGGMAALIAFLTVSYQSVKAALSNPVKSLRSE
- a CDS encoding ABC transporter permease — translated: MIKNYFKIGWRNMMKNKFFSFINIFGLSVGLACCMLIALYLKYETSYDTQHTNGPNIYQVVTAFVQNGNKRMKMPNTPAPMAGALKQEYPEVLESARLLKLFIDDKTILQYNPASGERKSLLEQNGFLADQSFFKIFTYNFIEGSPANALANPRTIVLSKTLARKLFADQPALGKVIHVNSNTNGEQDYTITGVFDEGKVPSHINANFFLSIYGGAMEGFIKRNGNDFASNNMFYTYLLLRPGTDAASLEAKLPAFIDKYAGKDLKAMGFQKVQSLISLHDIHLSSEVESNVTPPASKTYLYVLFSIAVFTLIIACINFMNLSTARSSKRSSEVGVRKVLGAEKSTLIRQFLGESVLMTLIAFIFAIAITLALLPFFNNLADKQITLSFSKDSILFLEFLLMALITGVLAGSYPAFYLSSFNPVKVLKGKLTNSLAVVAVRKGLVVFQFIISVVLIVASVVIARQMSYMRSADLGFAKDQQIVLPLRTSAAKAAYTALKADLQQNTQVASIGASAYYPGVFNPSDNLLYPEGKTNAEGRRTRLNYVDNNFLQTLDIKPVAGRLFSAEFGSDTTNSIIINEKAAKEFGFTNVNDAVNKKVMNNFQGNTTAFTIVGVVKDFHYEDLHLPVTPYGFFLNTGGYNYMVIHAKPGNMSNMLKTIEASWKKYDPNDPFDYTFLDDDFQKNYQADTRLAGIVGYFTVVAILISCLGLFGLAAFSAEQRTKEIGVRKVLGASVKTIVSLLSVDFLKLIIVSVIIASPIAWWIMNKWLQEFAYRKDIDWTIFAYTATIAIIIGLITIGSQALKAALANPVKSLRSE
- a CDS encoding ABC transporter ATP-binding protein; amino-acid sequence: MLSLQHISKYYQVGGNKNFVINDISLDVDEGEFVSIMGPSGSGKSTLLNIIGMLDEPTDGYHYFVDQAVHQLKERQRSALYKQYIGFVFQAYHLIDELTVYENIETPLIYQDVKGSERKAMVADMLDRFNIVGKKDLFPAQLSGGQQQLVGIARALIAKPKLLLADEPTGNLNSKQGEEIMELFSKLNKEDGVTIIQVTHSEKNAEYGTRIINLLDGRVESSKKF